In Natronoarchaeum philippinense, the genomic window AAACGGCCTCTATGAAACGTCCGGTACTCCGTCGTCGAAGCCGACGCGCCGCGATCGTGGACACCGACGCCAATCGAGACAAGTTCTCCCGCAGCAGCGTCGTAGTGGGTCGTCTCGATGTCGAGCGTCGCAACGCGCTCGTGCCCGGCGTCGTCGAGCGTGATCTGCATATCGACAGCCGTCTGTCCAATCGCTCTTGAACGTTCGGATCGGAGGGGGAGACGGATGGGAACCGTCGAGACCCCTGAGATGAGACCAGACGGTGCTCTCCTCGCCCCAATCTGAAAGCATTTAAGCGACAGCGACGCCAGCGTGCGAACATGAGCCAAGCCACGAAGATCGTCGTCGGAACCGTCGGCATCGCCGGGATACTCGCACTCGCGCTGATCGTCCAGACGCTCGCTTGATGTTTTCCGAGCGCGACCTTCCCGAGGATCTCGACGCAGTTCGGGAGGAACTCGCACCCGGCGCCGTCGTGCTGGACTGCGAGTCCGACTTCGAGACGCTCCCACCCGCGCAGGCCGAGGACCTCGGCCTGCTGGTCGACGAACTCGATCCGGCAAGCTATCCCGAGGAGTGGGTGCCCGAAGACGCCCCTGCGCTGTTGCACCGCTACGCCGGCAGCGACTTCACGATCGGGATGCCGGGCGACGGCAGCGTCGTCTGGACGCGCCAGACCGACCCGCCGGTGATACTGGTCAAGCCCCGCGTCGAGGGCGCGCCCGAGGACTTCGTGGACTTTCTGATCGCCGAGGCGTTAGTGGAGATCGGCATCGACGCGCCCGAGCACTTTCTGGAGTTTTTCGGCGATCGGTACCCCCAGCTCGACGCCGCCGTCGACCGGGATCCAAACAGCACCTACCAGATCGCCGCCGCGCTCACCGACGCGTGGGTCGGACTCTTTACTCGAAACACGTTCGCGCAGTGGCACGAGGACGGCTCGCGGCTGGGCGCCGCGTGGGACGACGCCGGCGAACGGATCGAGGGGCGCTTGACCGATCTCCCCACGCTGGTCGCACAGGGCGAGACCGACTTCGCCGACGCGACCGAGTTGGCCTGCAGCGGCATCAAACACGGGATGGACCTGCCGGATCCCTTTGGTGCGCTCGACAACCGCGCCTACGCGAACCGCAGCGCCGATTACGCGGTGAAGTGGGCCGAAAAGACGTTCGAGATGCTGTAGTCTGACTCCGTTTTCCCCGGCGACGCCGACGATCAGAACTCGGTGTCGGTTTCGCCGTCGGCGTCGAGATCGATTACGCCGTCGAACTGCTCGCGGTAGGATTCGAGCACGTCCTCGGGGTGGACTTCTTTGGAGAGGTGGAACAGGCCGACTGCGTCGTGATCGGCCAACAGATCGAGCAGTTCGCCGACCGCTTCTTGGGTCTCTTCCTCGCCGGCGTAGTAGGCGAGTTCAGTGATCGAATCGAGGCTGATCCGGACCTTGCCCTCGTGGGAGTCGAGGAAGCGCTCGGTCTGCTCGACGATGCCGTCGAGATCGTCGGGCGACCCGACGTAGTGGACCGAGTCACTGGAGCGCCGGGAGTAACCGCGTTCGACGCTCAGGGTGTCCAGTATTTCGGCAGACGTCTCGTCGACGTCGTAGTACTCGAGTTTCTGCTTGACTTCGCGGGCGGTCGTCCGCGTCGAGATGACCAGAAAGTGATCGGTGTCGGTCTTGAAAAAGTCGGTGTCGATGCGGTCGGTCTCGCCGGTGCTGGGGTGGAGCAGCAGTACGCCGGTCCCGCCGGAGATCGTCTCCGGCGCGCCGTCGACCGCGAGCGAGTAGTCCATACGTGCCGAACATCAAGCGTACGGACTTAAGGTTGCGGGTGTCGGGCCGAGAGACGGTAGCAGGCCTCGTGCTACAGCACGCCGTCGTCTTCGAGCACCGCGCCGAGTCGATCCATCGTTGCGACGACGACCTGACAGTGCGGGCGGACGGCGTCTTTGGGGACGAAGCCGACGGGCGTTCCGGCGACCTTGAGCATCGGGAGGTCGTTGGCGCCGTCGCCGACCGCGACGGTGTCGTCCATGTCGACGCCGACCTCCTCAGCGAGATTTTCGAGGGCGGTGTCTTTGGTCCCCTCGATCAGCGGCCCCTCGACATCGCCGGTGAGGTGGCCGTCCTCGATCGGCAGGCGGTTGGCGACGATGGTGTCGACGGAGACGTTCTCACGGTCGAGGGCCGCCGCGACGCCGCGCTCGAAGCCGCCGGTGAGGATCGCGGTGTGGACGCCTGCGTCGTTGAGATCGCGGATCAGGTCGGCGGCGCCGTCGCGGAGATACACCTGCTCGAAAGCCGCCGCAGCGCGGTCTTCGGGGAGATCCTCCAGCAGCGCGGCGCGCTCGCGCAGGCTGGTGGCGTAGTCGATCTCGTCGTTCATCGCCCGCTCGGTGATCGATTCCATCTGGTCGGCAACGTCGTACTGGTCGCCGAGCAGCACCGTCATCTCGGAGTCAGAGAGCGTGCCGTCGAAGTCGAACGCGACAAGCGTCATTGATCGAGCGTTGGCACAGCGGGGTTGAAAAACGTCCGATTCGGCGCCGCGTCGCTGCGCCGATCGGCGAGTGCGATGCGTGGCTGTCGGGGAACGCCTTTCGTAGTGGAGTCACAACGGCGGGTATGACCAATCGCGGCGTAGACGATATCGTCGACGTGCCGACCGAACGAGAGGAGGTGCAGCGGGACCTCAAGCAGGCGTTCCTGTCGGGCGTTGCGATCGCCGTCCCGTTCATCGTGACGGTGCTGGTGCTACAGTGGGGGATCAACTTCGTTTCGGACGCACTGGCGCCGCTCGTCGGCGTCGTCGGCGAGTTCGGCCCCGCCTCGGAGATGAGTGCGATCGTCACCGAAATCTTCGCGGCCGCGATGCTGTTCGGCGCGATCATGTTCGTCGGGCTGTCGGCCCAGCACGGCCCACGAACGGGGCTCGGGGACCGGATCGACAGGCTGATGAGCGAACTGCCGGGGATCGGCTCGATCTACACCAGCGTCGACCGCATGAGCGAGGTGATGATCGAGGGCGACACCGAGAGCTTCCGCGAGGTGAAACTCGTCGAGTTTCCCCAACAGGAGAGCTTCGCCATCGCGTTTCTGACCGCCGAATCCCCCGATGCGATCGAGAACGCCGCCGGGTACGAACAGATGCAGACACTGTTCGTGCCGATGGCGCCCAACCCGGTGATGGGCGGCCATCTCGTGAACATCCCCGTCGAGCGAATTCACGACGTGGATCTCACGGTCGAAGAAGGGATGCAGGCGATCATCACGACGGGCATGGCGATCGACGAGAGCGCCCACGACGAGTGAGCCCGTGACTGGCGTCCTCTCGAACCCCATCGCGCTCGCGCTCGTCCCGGCGGTGCTGTGGGGGCTGACGCCGATCTTCGACAAGCGCGGGATGGCCGCCGGGGGCGGATCGGTGCAGGCGTCGCTGGTCGTCGTGGTCGTCGAAGTGGCGATCTACTGGACCGCGATCACGGTGCTGTACGGCGGGGCGGCGTTTTCGGGGCTCACGACGGAGATTCTCGCAGTGTTCGTCGGCGCCGGCGTCGTCGGGACGGCGGCGGGCCGAATCGTGATCTTCGTCGGCGTCGACCGGGTGGGCGCGAGCCTCAACAACGCCATTCTGAGCACGCGCCCGCTGTTTGCGACGCTCGTGGCACTGGTCGCGCTCGGCGAGCCGGTCGGCCCGCTCACTGCCGCCGGCATCGTCGTGCTCGTCGGCGGCCTCGCGGTGCTGACGATCTCGAAGGGCGGCGATCTGGAGGGCTGGCAGCCCCGCGACCTCGTGTGGCCGCTGGCGGCCGCCGCGACGTTCGGCCTCGCCAACGTCGCCCGTCGCTACGGCCTGCTGGAGTCGTCTATCTCGCCGCTGGAAGCCGTGGCACTCAACGAGACCGCGGGGATGATCGCGCTCGCCGGCTACGTCCTCGCACGAGGACGGGCCAACGTGCTCGCCAGACCGCCGGAGACGTACCGCTACTTCGCCGCCAGCGGACTGTTGACGACGGTGGCGATGCTCTCGCTGATGACGGCGCTGGGACTTGAATCCGGCCGCGTCGCGCTGGTCGACCCCCTCGTGGCGACGGCGCCGCTGTTTACC contains:
- the serB gene encoding phosphoserine phosphatase SerB, with protein sequence MTLVAFDFDGTLSDSEMTVLLGDQYDVADQMESITERAMNDEIDYATSLRERAALLEDLPEDRAAAAFEQVYLRDGAADLIRDLNDAGVHTAILTGGFERGVAAALDRENVSVDTIVANRLPIEDGHLTGDVEGPLIEGTKDTALENLAEEVGVDMDDTVAVGDGANDLPMLKVAGTPVGFVPKDAVRPHCQVVVATMDRLGAVLEDDGVL
- a CDS encoding DUF502 domain-containing protein, whose product is MTNRGVDDIVDVPTEREEVQRDLKQAFLSGVAIAVPFIVTVLVLQWGINFVSDALAPLVGVVGEFGPASEMSAIVTEIFAAAMLFGAIMFVGLSAQHGPRTGLGDRIDRLMSELPGIGSIYTSVDRMSEVMIEGDTESFREVKLVEFPQQESFAIAFLTAESPDAIENAAGYEQMQTLFVPMAPNPVMGGHLVNIPVERIHDVDLTVEEGMQAIITTGMAIDESAHDE
- a CDS encoding DUF7090 family protein; amino-acid sequence: MDYSLAVDGAPETISGGTGVLLLHPSTGETDRIDTDFFKTDTDHFLVISTRTTAREVKQKLEYYDVDETSAEILDTLSVERGYSRRSSDSVHYVGSPDDLDGIVEQTERFLDSHEGKVRISLDSITELAYYAGEEETQEAVGELLDLLADHDAVGLFHLSKEVHPEDVLESYREQFDGVIDLDADGETDTEF
- a CDS encoding DUF7089 family protein, with the protein product MFSERDLPEDLDAVREELAPGAVVLDCESDFETLPPAQAEDLGLLVDELDPASYPEEWVPEDAPALLHRYAGSDFTIGMPGDGSVVWTRQTDPPVILVKPRVEGAPEDFVDFLIAEALVEIGIDAPEHFLEFFGDRYPQLDAAVDRDPNSTYQIAAALTDAWVGLFTRNTFAQWHEDGSRLGAAWDDAGERIEGRLTDLPTLVAQGETDFADATELACSGIKHGMDLPDPFGALDNRAYANRSADYAVKWAEKTFEML
- a CDS encoding EamA family transporter translates to MTGVLSNPIALALVPAVLWGLTPIFDKRGMAAGGGSVQASLVVVVVEVAIYWTAITVLYGGAAFSGLTTEILAVFVGAGVVGTAAGRIVIFVGVDRVGASLNNAILSTRPLFATLVALVALGEPVGPLTAAGIVVLVGGLAVLTISKGGDLEGWQPRDLVWPLAAAATFGLANVARRYGLLESSISPLEAVALNETAGMIALAGYVLARGRANVLARPPETYRYFAASGLLTTVAMLSLMTALGLESGRVALVDPLVATAPLFTVLFAGVLLRDLERVTRGIVAGAALIVVGAALITI
- a CDS encoding adenosine deaminase; translation: MSQATKIVVGTVGIAGILALALIVQTLA